A genomic region of Rheinheimera sp. MMS21-TC3 contains the following coding sequences:
- the fabV gene encoding enoyl-ACP reductase FabV, whose amino-acid sequence MVIQPKIRGFICTNAHPVGCAEHVNEQIEYVKSLGDITQGPKNVLVIGSSTGYGLASRITAAFGSGAKTLGIFFEKEPSETKTASAGWYNTVAFEQAADAAGLWNKHINGDAFTDELKAQAIDVIRQEMGKIDLIVYSLAAPRRKDPVTGDVYGSVLKPIGEAYTAKTLNTSKREIEHVSVEPASEQEIFDTIKVMGGEDWERWINQLDGAGVLADNCQTVAYTYIGEKLTWPIYGKATIGRAKEDLDRAAAAITGKLERINGKAYVASLKALVTQASSAIPIMPLYISLLYRVMKEEGTHEGCIEQINGLFRQGLYSATPTLDSEGRLRQDGKELSEHIQQAVTDLWHQVTTETIDTLTDYKGYHSEFLRLFGFGYEHVDYDADVEALLPLTNLVK is encoded by the coding sequence ATGGTTATTCAACCTAAAATTCGTGGTTTTATTTGTACTAATGCGCATCCAGTAGGTTGTGCAGAGCATGTCAACGAACAGATTGAGTATGTTAAATCGTTAGGTGACATCACCCAAGGTCCAAAAAATGTTTTAGTTATTGGCTCATCAACTGGTTATGGCTTAGCGTCACGTATTACAGCCGCTTTTGGCTCAGGTGCTAAAACCTTAGGCATCTTTTTTGAAAAAGAGCCCAGTGAAACCAAAACAGCTTCAGCAGGTTGGTATAATACGGTCGCCTTTGAGCAAGCAGCAGATGCAGCTGGGCTGTGGAATAAACATATCAATGGTGATGCATTTACCGATGAGTTAAAAGCGCAAGCCATAGATGTTATTCGTCAAGAGATGGGTAAAATTGATTTAATAGTTTATAGCTTGGCGGCACCTCGGCGTAAAGATCCGGTAACTGGCGATGTATATGGTTCTGTTTTAAAGCCTATAGGGGAAGCCTATACCGCTAAAACATTAAATACTAGCAAGCGTGAAATAGAACATGTGTCTGTAGAGCCTGCTAGCGAACAAGAAATCTTTGACACTATTAAAGTGATGGGTGGTGAAGATTGGGAACGTTGGATAAACCAACTTGACGGTGCAGGTGTGTTAGCCGACAACTGTCAAACAGTTGCTTATACTTATATAGGTGAAAAACTTACTTGGCCTATCTATGGTAAAGCCACTATCGGTCGGGCCAAAGAAGATTTAGATCGGGCAGCAGCGGCCATCACCGGTAAGTTAGAGCGCATTAATGGTAAAGCTTATGTTGCATCACTAAAAGCACTGGTTACCCAAGCTAGCTCAGCTATTCCTATTATGCCTTTATATATTTCATTGCTCTATCGTGTCATGAAAGAAGAAGGCACCCATGAAGGCTGTATTGAACAAATTAACGGCTTATTCCGTCAAGGTTTATACAGTGCTACGCCTACGCTAGATAGTGAAGGACGCTTACGTCAAGATGGTAAAGAGTTAAGTGAGCATATTCAGCAAGCAGTAACAGACTTATGGCACCAAGTTACGACAGAAACTATAGATACTTTAACCGATTACAAAGGCTATCATAGTGAGTTTTTACGTCTGTTTGGCTTTGGTTATGAGCATGTAGATTATGACGCTGACGTGGAAGCTTTGTTGCCATTAACAAACTTGGTTAAATAA
- the bolA gene encoding transcriptional regulator BolA translates to MVIYQTIEQKLRDSFNPTFLQVTNESYKHNVPVGSESHFNVIVVSDAFANQRLLQRHRAINAVLAEELAQHIHALAMHTYTPQEWNEQQADKVPASPKCYGGGK, encoded by the coding sequence ATGGTGATTTATCAAACGATAGAGCAAAAGTTACGTGATAGCTTTAATCCGACATTTTTACAAGTCACTAATGAAAGCTATAAGCATAATGTTCCTGTGGGTTCAGAGTCACATTTTAATGTGATAGTAGTTAGCGATGCCTTTGCTAATCAACGATTACTGCAGCGGCATAGAGCTATAAATGCAGTGCTAGCTGAAGAACTAGCTCAGCATATCCATGCTTTGGCAATGCACACCTATACCCCTCAAGAGTGGAATGAACAGCAAGCGGATAAAGTGCCTGCCTCACCTAAATGTTATGGTGGCGGCAAATAA
- a CDS encoding chloride channel protein has protein sequence MSNTFLAVLIMQRWKIWLPALQRRLAFAQTSWQLCLLAMLGGLIAALLIILFRLSIIGIQLFFLEKSDDFSTVPADIRWILPIIGALLIGLIAAITGYKHYRLGIPFVISRIKIKYGVLPFRNTFNQFFGGILALSSGFSVGREGPSVHLGAYGASTIGKYLQLPFNSIRILAGCGIAAGISASFNTPLAAVLFVMEVVLREYRVHVFIPIMLASVVGALATQAVFDNSSELALLKIVAISGWHLPYLVLCGIIFGAIAYVFNSNLMRLLKLFKNWPLLVRLSLAGVITAAIGYAIPLAMGAETGAIFYAINTPDNISILLTIFIGKMLLTLFALGLGVPGGVIGPIFGIGIVVGTLLAIVPALITGDNSLAGTYAVLGMAGLMAATMHAPLAALVAVMELAHNPTIIVPAMLVIATAYITAVQLFNNKSIFLLQLDFLQMPYKLSPADDVLQKVGALAMLDTNYQLLANPDDTSVMQALDSLTPPAQLIIRRGTELETRFFLASYDVQLSMTGESPLQYTPLVGLSHQVTLAEVYSILDQAREGAVYIYRQQDPCQLIGIIRWDQIRSLLVQQNNLL, from the coding sequence ATGTCAAATACCTTTTTAGCAGTGTTAATTATGCAACGCTGGAAAATTTGGCTTCCTGCCCTGCAACGCCGCCTTGCCTTTGCCCAAACGTCTTGGCAACTATGCTTATTGGCTATGCTAGGTGGTCTGATTGCGGCCTTACTGATTATTTTATTTCGTTTATCCATTATTGGTATTCAATTGTTTTTTCTTGAAAAAAGCGATGACTTTTCTACAGTTCCTGCCGATATTCGCTGGATCTTGCCTATTATTGGCGCTTTATTAATCGGCTTAATTGCAGCCATTACGGGTTATAAACATTACAGGCTAGGCATTCCTTTTGTTATTAGTCGAATCAAAATAAAGTATGGTGTTTTACCATTTCGTAATACTTTTAATCAGTTTTTTGGCGGTATTTTAGCTTTAAGCAGTGGTTTTTCTGTCGGTAGAGAAGGTCCTTCGGTCCATCTTGGTGCTTATGGCGCCAGCACTATTGGTAAATATCTGCAGTTACCTTTTAACAGTATTCGCATTTTAGCTGGTTGCGGTATTGCTGCTGGTATTTCAGCCTCATTTAATACCCCCTTAGCAGCAGTACTTTTTGTCATGGAAGTGGTATTACGAGAATATCGTGTCCACGTCTTTATCCCTATTATGCTAGCTTCAGTGGTAGGAGCCTTAGCCACCCAAGCGGTGTTTGATAATAGCTCTGAGCTGGCTTTATTAAAAATTGTTGCTATTAGTGGCTGGCATCTGCCTTATTTAGTGTTATGTGGCATTATTTTTGGTGCTATTGCCTACGTTTTTAATAGCAACTTAATGCGTTTACTTAAATTATTTAAAAACTGGCCATTATTAGTACGACTCAGTCTTGCCGGTGTTATAACCGCCGCTATTGGCTACGCCATTCCATTAGCCATGGGGGCTGAGACTGGTGCTATATTCTATGCGATTAATACGCCAGATAATATCAGCATTTTATTAACCATCTTCATTGGTAAAATGTTATTAACCTTGTTTGCTTTAGGACTAGGTGTACCAGGCGGTGTTATAGGCCCAATTTTTGGTATAGGCATTGTAGTTGGCACTTTATTAGCCATAGTTCCGGCACTTATCACTGGCGATAACAGCCTTGCTGGCACTTATGCGGTATTAGGCATGGCGGGCTTAATGGCTGCAACTATGCATGCACCTTTAGCCGCTTTAGTAGCTGTAATGGAGTTAGCCCATAACCCAACTATTATTGTGCCAGCTATGTTGGTGATTGCTACGGCTTACATTACAGCGGTTCAGCTGTTTAATAATAAGTCTATTTTCTTATTACAATTAGATTTTTTACAAATGCCTTATAAATTATCTCCCGCTGACGATGTGTTGCAAAAAGTGGGGGCCTTAGCCATGCTGGATACTAACTATCAGCTATTAGCCAATCCTGATGATACTAGTGTGATGCAAGCCTTAGATAGCTTAACACCACCAGCACAGTTAATAATAAGACGTGGTACAGAGCTGGAAACCAGGTTTTTTCTGGCCAGTTATGATGTACAGTTATCTATGACTGGTGAAAGTCCTCTGCAATACACGCCTTTAGTAGGACTTAGCCATCAAGTTACTTTAGCTGAAGTCTATTCAATATTAGATCAAGCTAGAGAAGGTGCAGTCTATATATATCGACAGCAAGATCCCTGTCAGTTAATTGGTATTATTCGCTGGGATCAAATACGCAGCTTATTGGTACAACAGAATAATTTACTATGA
- a CDS encoding aspartate carbamoyltransferase, with protein MSFTGEHILSVHQFDRDSIQHIFQVARKMAPYASRHKRTTVLDGAILGNLFFEPSTRTRVSFGCAFNLLGGEVRETTGMESSALAKGESLFDTARVISSYSDIIAMRHPQAGSVTEFALGSRVPVINGGDGANEHPTQALLDLFTIERELASSGLTVDGMHIAMVGDLKYGRTVHSLSKLLCLFKNIRFTLIAPNALAMPDDIISAIENAGHDVTITDCLEGNLNADIVYQTRIQEERFSSKEEANLYRGKFRLNQQIYTRYCKSNTVIMHPLPRDSRHEANELDNDLNLNPNLAIFRQADNGILVRMALFALCLDVADKVTDYERPVPWYSNKSV; from the coding sequence ATGAGCTTTACAGGCGAACATATTCTTTCTGTCCATCAGTTTGATCGCGACAGTATCCAACATATTTTTCAAGTAGCCCGTAAGATGGCACCTTATGCTAGCCGCCATAAGCGGACAACAGTATTAGATGGCGCTATTTTAGGTAATTTGTTTTTTGAACCCAGCACCCGTACCCGCGTCAGCTTTGGTTGCGCTTTTAACCTGCTGGGCGGCGAAGTAAGAGAAACCACCGGTATGGAAAGCTCAGCTTTGGCTAAAGGCGAGTCTTTATTCGATACCGCTAGGGTTATCAGCAGCTATAGTGACATTATAGCCATGCGCCACCCACAAGCAGGCTCTGTTACAGAGTTTGCCTTAGGCAGTAGAGTACCGGTAATTAATGGTGGTGATGGCGCTAATGAGCATCCTACCCAAGCCTTATTAGACTTGTTTACCATAGAGCGCGAACTGGCCTCCTCCGGTTTAACCGTTGATGGTATGCATATCGCTATGGTCGGCGATTTAAAGTACGGACGTACTGTCCATTCTTTATCTAAGCTTCTGTGTTTATTTAAAAATATCCGCTTTACCTTAATTGCACCTAACGCCTTAGCTATGCCTGATGATATTATTAGTGCTATTGAGAATGCAGGCCATGATGTCACTATTACAGACTGCCTAGAAGGTAATCTTAATGCCGATATTGTGTACCAAACTCGGATCCAAGAAGAGCGGTTTAGCAGCAAAGAAGAAGCTAATTTATATCGGGGTAAGTTTCGGCTAAACCAGCAAATTTATACCCGTTATTGCAAATCTAATACGGTAATTATGCACCCGCTACCACGAGACTCTAGGCATGAAGCTAATGAGCTAGACAACGATTTAAACCTTAATCCAAATTTAGCTATTTTTCGTCAAGCCGATAACGGCATTTTAGTGCGAATGGCTTTATTTGCGTTATGCTTAGACGTAGCAGATAAAGTAACAGACTATGAACGCCCTGTACCTTGGTATAGTAATAAAAGTGTTTAA
- a CDS encoding peptidylprolyl isomerase yields MIMRLFSTFFLIVLLSYSMTSFANPGKFVQANNLFPKVLISTSLGDIELELDRSRAPITVNNFLSYVKDKRYNNTIFHRLESEYVLQGGGYNTEFKAIVEREPIFNESGNGLKNTFGTIAMARVNDPHSATSQFFFNLKDNPNLDPGSRWGYAVFGRITAGESVLEKIRQQATDVSTELGWPNVPVEPIVIKMITVLPAPEL; encoded by the coding sequence ATGATAATGCGACTATTTTCGACATTTTTTTTAATTGTATTGCTAAGCTACAGTATGACTAGCTTTGCTAATCCTGGGAAATTTGTGCAGGCCAATAATTTATTTCCTAAAGTACTTATCAGTACCTCTTTAGGCGATATAGAACTAGAACTAGATCGTAGTCGAGCGCCAATTACGGTTAATAATTTTCTTAGCTACGTCAAAGATAAACGCTATAATAATACTATTTTCCATCGCTTAGAATCCGAGTATGTATTACAAGGCGGCGGCTATAATACTGAATTTAAAGCCATAGTGGAGCGTGAGCCAATATTTAATGAGTCTGGTAATGGCTTAAAAAATACATTTGGTACTATAGCTATGGCTAGAGTAAATGATCCCCACAGTGCAACAAGTCAGTTTTTTTTCAATTTAAAAGATAACCCGAATTTAGACCCAGGCTCACGCTGGGGCTATGCGGTATTTGGCCGTATTACAGCAGGTGAATCAGTATTAGAGAAAATTAGACAACAAGCAACTGATGTCTCTACTGAACTTGGCTGGCCTAACGTACCGGTTGAACCCATTGTAATAAAAATGATTACTGTACTACCCGCGCCAGAATTATAA
- a CDS encoding CopD family protein, whose protein sequence is MTTVLIYKALHIFFMVAWFAGIFYLPRLFVYHAETKSADCDKQFKVMERRLLYFVTPFAILTLVFGTLLIYSYGLAWLKASHWLHLKLILVLILYIYHGYCFKLLANFKHNKNQRSSRFYRIFNELPVLILLAVILLAVLKPF, encoded by the coding sequence ATGACAACAGTACTTATTTATAAAGCCTTACATATTTTTTTTATGGTAGCCTGGTTTGCCGGTATTTTTTATCTACCTCGTTTATTTGTTTACCATGCTGAAACTAAGAGCGCTGATTGTGATAAGCAGTTTAAAGTCATGGAGCGGCGGCTACTTTACTTTGTTACCCCCTTTGCTATTTTAACCTTAGTATTTGGTACTCTACTTATATATAGCTATGGCTTAGCTTGGCTTAAAGCCAGCCATTGGCTGCACCTAAAGTTAATTTTAGTCTTAATTTTATATATTTATCACGGTTACTGTTTTAAATTACTCGCTAACTTTAAGCATAATAAAAACCAGCGCAGTTCACGATTTTACCGTATATTTAATGAGCTTCCGGTATTGATACTGCTAGCTGTGATCTTATTAGCTGTACTTAAACCGTTCTAA
- a CDS encoding Na(+)-translocating NADH-quinone reductase subunit A encodes MIKLKKGLDIPLSGSPKQEISTGNSIKTVAVLGEEYVGMRPTMAVEVGDQVKKGQVLFEDKKNPGVKFTAPVAGTVKEINRGARRVLQSVVIAAEGDAAEKFTSYPANQLAGLSAEQVKQNLADSGLWVALRTRPYSQSPALDSSPKAIFVNAMDTNPLAADPSVIIAANSDAFTHGLTVLSTLTAGNKLYLCKKAGSTVPSISQAEVAEFDGPHPAGLVGTHIHFLDSASAKNIVWHIGYQDVIAIGKLFTTGELFNERVVSLAGPVVKSPRLVKTILGASVSELAAGELEEGQQRIISGSVLAGTNAHGVHGYLGRFHNQISVLAEGYEKDFLGWLAPGASKFSVTRAYLAHLNPKRLFNMTTTTNGSPRSMVPIGNYERVMPLDILPTLLLRDLISGDTDEAQALGCLELDEEDLALCTFVCPGKYDYGTILRDCLTTIQKEG; translated from the coding sequence ATGATAAAACTCAAAAAAGGCTTGGACATTCCCCTGTCGGGCAGTCCTAAACAAGAGATCAGTACCGGCAATAGCATCAAAACCGTAGCGGTATTGGGCGAAGAGTATGTTGGTATGCGTCCGACCATGGCGGTCGAAGTAGGTGATCAAGTAAAAAAAGGTCAGGTACTTTTTGAAGACAAAAAGAACCCAGGCGTTAAATTTACTGCACCTGTCGCAGGTACTGTCAAAGAAATTAACCGTGGCGCTAGGCGGGTATTACAGTCTGTAGTTATTGCTGCAGAAGGTGATGCTGCTGAAAAGTTTACTAGCTACCCAGCTAATCAGCTGGCTGGTTTAAGTGCAGAGCAGGTTAAGCAAAATTTAGCGGATTCAGGTCTTTGGGTAGCGTTACGTACCCGACCTTACAGCCAATCTCCAGCGCTAGACAGTTCGCCTAAGGCGATATTTGTTAATGCCATGGATACTAATCCGTTAGCAGCAGATCCCAGTGTTATTATTGCCGCTAACTCAGATGCCTTTACGCATGGCTTAACCGTACTTTCTACTTTAACCGCAGGTAATAAATTATATCTGTGTAAAAAAGCTGGCAGTACAGTACCTAGCATATCCCAGGCAGAGGTCGCTGAGTTTGATGGTCCGCATCCAGCAGGCTTAGTTGGCACTCATATTCACTTCTTAGATAGCGCTAGTGCTAAAAATATTGTTTGGCATATTGGCTATCAAGACGTCATTGCTATTGGCAAATTGTTCACTACTGGTGAGTTGTTCAATGAGCGAGTAGTTTCATTAGCTGGTCCTGTAGTGAAATCACCTCGTTTAGTGAAAACCATTTTAGGTGCTTCGGTTAGCGAGTTAGCAGCAGGTGAATTAGAAGAAGGTCAACAGCGTATTATTTCAGGCTCAGTGTTAGCAGGAACTAATGCTCATGGTGTTCATGGCTACCTAGGGCGCTTCCATAACCAAATATCAGTATTAGCTGAAGGTTATGAAAAAGACTTTTTAGGTTGGTTAGCACCTGGTGCCTCTAAATTCTCTGTAACACGCGCTTATTTAGCACATTTAAATCCGAAACGACTATTTAATATGACTACTACTACTAATGGTTCGCCACGTTCTATGGTACCAATCGGTAACTATGAGCGGGTTATGCCATTGGATATATTGCCAACATTATTACTTAGAGATTTAATTTCTGGTGATACTGATGAAGCGCAAGCTTTAGGTTGTCTAGAATTGGACGAAGAAGATTTAGCACTGTGTACCTTTGTTTGTCCTGGTAAATACGATTACGGCACTATTTTACGTGATTGCTTGACGACCATTCAGAAGGAAGGCTAG
- the erpA gene encoding iron-sulfur cluster insertion protein ErpA has protein sequence MSDPAGPIEFTEAAAKKVALLVTEEENPALKLRVYITGGGCSGFQYGFTFDEKVNDGDFVVEKQGVSMVIDPMSLQYLMGGIVDYTEGLQGSRFVINNPNATTTCGCGSSFSV, from the coding sequence ATGTCAGATCCGGCAGGGCCAATTGAGTTTACTGAAGCGGCAGCAAAAAAAGTCGCGTTATTAGTTACTGAAGAGGAAAATCCGGCATTAAAACTACGGGTATATATTACCGGTGGTGGTTGCTCTGGTTTTCAGTATGGTTTTACGTTTGACGAAAAAGTGAATGATGGTGACTTTGTTGTTGAAAAACAAGGTGTTTCTATGGTTATCGACCCTATGAGTTTACAATATTTAATGGGCGGTATAGTGGATTATACTGAAGGCTTGCAAGGTAGTCGTTTTGTTATTAACAACCCAAATGCCACTACTACTTGCGGTTGTGGATCGTCTTTTTCAGTCTAA
- a CDS encoding helix-turn-helix transcriptional regulator produces MKGTKSVTSDENKRLCIWLKRQRQEKGHTMRSLSEILGTPHSFIGKVENQERRLDVIEFVRYCQALDIDPIEGLKHVLAG; encoded by the coding sequence ATGAAAGGTACAAAAAGTGTCACGTCAGATGAAAATAAGCGCTTATGCATTTGGTTAAAACGACAACGCCAAGAAAAAGGCCATACTATGCGCAGTTTGTCTGAAATATTAGGTACGCCGCATTCATTTATAGGTAAAGTAGAGAATCAAGAGCGAAGACTTGATGTAATTGAATTTGTTCGTTATTGCCAAGCCCTTGATATAGATCCTATAGAAGGTTTAAAGCATGTCTTAGCAGGCTAA
- a CDS encoding AmpG family muropeptide MFS transporter encodes MSFIVNSLRGLQIYFQSRVLSIFILGFSSGLPLMLVFGVLSFWLREANVSRADIGYFSWVALAYAFKWLWSPLADHVQLPFLHQRLGRRRSWLLASQVTVIAAILAMAFTDPQHNLALMAVFAIILAFASATQDINVDAFRIETAPEKLQAALAAAYLTGYRLAMILASAGTLWLAALYSTGKEYELLGWQLAYATMALCMLPGLLTTLLSKEPQTHLQQNAKQTGHFKLINWLKTAVLASFVDFVQRYKWQALLILALISCYRLSDIVMGIMANAFYVDMGYSKEEIASISKVFGVIMTLVGAALGGILINQFGILRILFLGAILSATTNLLFATLSTIGHDLTWLTLVISADNLSAGIATSAFIAYLSSLVNLAFTATQYAIFSSLMLLLPKFAGGFSGIMVQQLGYNQFFIVTALLGLPALVLILLLYKFNPKIKTTAK; translated from the coding sequence TTGTCATTTATAGTTAACAGCCTACGTGGCCTACAAATTTATTTTCAATCTCGTGTATTAAGTATCTTTATCTTAGGGTTTTCTAGCGGTTTACCTTTAATGCTGGTATTTGGTGTATTGTCTTTTTGGCTTAGAGAAGCCAACGTTTCTCGCGCCGATATAGGCTACTTCAGTTGGGTTGCTTTAGCTTATGCTTTTAAATGGCTTTGGTCTCCGCTAGCAGACCATGTTCAACTGCCCTTTCTTCACCAGCGCTTAGGTCGGCGGCGCAGTTGGTTATTAGCATCTCAAGTAACCGTTATTGCAGCAATATTGGCCATGGCATTTACGGATCCGCAACATAATTTGGCTTTGATGGCCGTTTTTGCCATCATTTTAGCTTTTGCCTCGGCGACGCAAGATATCAATGTTGATGCTTTTCGCATCGAAACAGCACCAGAAAAATTACAAGCAGCCTTAGCTGCAGCCTATTTAACCGGCTATCGTTTAGCGATGATCTTAGCCTCAGCCGGCACCTTATGGTTAGCAGCACTATATTCAACAGGTAAAGAGTATGAGCTGCTAGGCTGGCAACTGGCCTATGCCACTATGGCATTGTGTATGCTGCCGGGGCTGCTAACCACTTTATTAAGTAAAGAACCGCAAACTCACTTACAACAAAATGCTAAACAAACAGGTCACTTTAAGCTTATTAACTGGCTAAAAACGGCTGTTTTAGCCTCTTTTGTTGATTTTGTGCAGCGCTACAAGTGGCAAGCATTATTAATTTTAGCCTTAATTTCCTGTTATCGACTATCAGATATAGTAATGGGGATAATGGCAAATGCATTTTATGTTGATATGGGCTATAGCAAAGAAGAAATTGCGAGTATATCTAAAGTATTTGGGGTCATTATGACCTTAGTTGGTGCAGCTTTAGGTGGGATATTAATTAACCAATTTGGTATTTTACGGATCTTATTTTTAGGCGCTATATTAAGCGCAACAACCAATTTATTATTTGCCACTCTTAGTACCATAGGCCATGACTTAACTTGGTTAACTTTAGTTATTTCTGCCGACAACTTAAGCGCGGGGATTGCGACTAGTGCTTTTATTGCTTATTTATCTTCATTAGTGAATTTAGCTTTTACTGCTACACAATACGCAATTTTTAGCTCACTCATGCTTTTACTACCTAAATTTGCAGGGGGCTTCTCTGGCATCATGGTGCAGCAATTGGGCTATAACCAATTCTTTATTGTTACGGCGTTACTAGGCTTACCTGCATTAGTGTTAATTTTACTACTCTATAAATTTAATCCTAAAATTAAAACCACCGCTAAATAG
- a CDS encoding YajG family lipoprotein, producing MRYLLVLTFLLLTACSNNPTKFILAPQAYAAPSSSLSQAQFSLHVVDSRAMPYTLKVVKKGKGYQLKTSNDLIAHLQATISQALSQQGATINSNNTTSVTIKVAQLQALVQQNTLDHTVTNQVGLTIMIKTDSGKEFTKTYSGDGNVTGPFKIDIAAVERDLRVLTEQVLGQLLQDTSWQNFLRS from the coding sequence ATGCGTTATCTACTGGTTTTAACTTTTTTATTATTGACTGCTTGTAGTAATAATCCAACTAAGTTTATTTTAGCACCGCAAGCCTATGCAGCCCCAAGTTCATCACTTAGTCAGGCTCAATTTAGCTTGCATGTAGTCGATAGTAGAGCTATGCCTTACACGCTAAAAGTCGTAAAAAAGGGTAAAGGCTATCAACTTAAAACCAGTAATGACCTTATTGCTCACTTACAAGCAACAATTTCGCAAGCTTTAAGCCAGCAAGGCGCCACTATCAATAGTAACAACACCACTAGTGTTACTATTAAAGTTGCGCAGTTACAGGCTTTGGTACAACAAAATACATTAGACCATACCGTCACTAATCAGGTAGGGCTAACTATTATGATTAAAACTGATTCTGGTAAGGAGTTTACTAAAACCTATTCTGGGGATGGTAACGTAACAGGACCTTTTAAAATAGATATAGCTGCAGTAGAGCGAGATTTAAGAGTATTAACCGAACAAGTGCTAGGTCAATTATTACAAGATACTAGCTGGCAAAATTTTTTACGGAGTTAA
- a CDS encoding methyltransferase: MNIIFESVTGTWQLQRWPLNQHNSSLQAWDAADELLISHASQAITSFTTMHKRQPKLLIINDSYGALSCALADCQQTQINDSLLAAQGTLYNREQNKLPAQQLKQLTSLEAYPNADIVLIKLPNNHSYLQYILQQLAQVATPETIIYASAKAKDITRNVMAMFEQTLGPSSASLTVKKCRLIQSQFSKDLKPNKFVEFPLVWPLEDSSFKVVNHANVFSREKLDLGARVFLKHLPQITEQKTVIDLGCGNGVIGLKLLQQTNNIKLIFTDESYMAIESARQTIASNLPEKLAQCDFVIDDCLQQQADKSADYILCNPPFHQQQEVTRHIANKMFLDAKRVLKQGGYFRIVANRHLNYSEVLQRLFGNCRLLATGPKFVILEAIKRS, translated from the coding sequence ATGAATATTATTTTTGAAAGTGTAACCGGTACTTGGCAACTACAACGTTGGCCATTAAACCAACATAATTCTAGTTTACAAGCTTGGGATGCGGCTGATGAGTTGCTTATTAGCCATGCTAGCCAGGCCATAACCAGCTTTACCACAATGCATAAGCGGCAGCCAAAGCTGCTTATTATTAATGATAGCTATGGCGCCTTGTCTTGTGCTTTGGCAGATTGTCAGCAAACACAAATTAATGACTCATTACTCGCTGCCCAAGGTACATTATATAATCGTGAACAAAATAAACTTCCGGCGCAGCAACTAAAACAACTCACTAGCTTAGAGGCTTACCCTAATGCTGATATTGTTTTAATAAAACTACCGAATAATCATAGTTACTTGCAGTATATTTTACAGCAGCTAGCACAAGTAGCGACGCCAGAGACCATTATTTATGCCAGCGCTAAAGCTAAAGACATTACTCGTAATGTCATGGCGATGTTTGAGCAAACTCTTGGCCCTAGTTCAGCCTCGTTAACAGTAAAAAAGTGTCGTTTAATCCAAAGTCAATTCAGTAAAGATTTAAAACCAAATAAGTTTGTAGAGTTTCCATTAGTTTGGCCTTTAGAAGACTCAAGCTTTAAAGTTGTCAATCATGCTAATGTCTTCTCACGTGAAAAGCTTGACTTAGGTGCGCGGGTATTTCTAAAGCATTTGCCACAAATAACAGAGCAGAAAACTGTCATTGATCTTGGCTGTGGTAACGGAGTCATTGGCCTTAAACTACTGCAGCAAACTAATAATATTAAGCTTATATTTACCGATGAATCTTATATGGCTATTGAATCAGCTAGGCAAACCATTGCCAGTAACTTACCTGAAAAGCTAGCACAATGTGACTTTGTGATTGATGACTGTTTACAACAACAAGCGGACAAGTCAGCAGATTACATTTTATGCAACCCACCTTTTCATCAGCAACAAGAAGTCACTCGACATATTGCAAACAAAATGTTTTTAGATGCCAAGCGTGTTCTAAAACAAGGTGGCTATTTTCGCATAGTGGCCAATCGCCATTTAAATTATAGCGAAGTGCTGCAACGCCTTTTTGGTAATTGCCGACTACTAGCTACAGGACCCAAATTTGTTATTTTAGAAGCTATTAAAAGGAGTTAA